A window from Deinococcus detaillensis encodes these proteins:
- a CDS encoding Lrp/AsnC family transcriptional regulator, with protein MRPERLDEIDRQLLSALQRDAEVNRAELAREVGLSPAGLHKRLARLKSQGYFQRTVALLNRRSLGLDLLAFMLVTFRSNLRFENQDALRRAVADIPQVLECYTLTGTSDAILKILVRDQSELRDLLQTLAQAQDVIDRIQTCVVLEEFKNGPELPLPQSETKPAGEEPE; from the coding sequence ATGCGGCCTGAACGCTTGGATGAGATAGATCGGCAATTACTCTCGGCCCTGCAACGCGACGCTGAAGTCAACCGCGCTGAGCTGGCCCGTGAGGTGGGCCTCTCACCGGCTGGGCTGCACAAGCGCTTGGCCCGCCTCAAAAGTCAGGGGTACTTTCAGCGTACGGTGGCGCTCCTGAACCGGCGCAGCTTGGGACTTGACCTGCTGGCGTTCATGCTGGTGACGTTTCGCTCCAACTTGCGCTTCGAGAACCAGGACGCCCTGCGCCGGGCGGTGGCGGACATTCCTCAGGTGCTGGAATGCTACACGCTGACCGGAACGAGTGACGCCATTCTCAAAATCTTGGTGCGCGATCAAAGTGAGCTGCGCGATTTGTTGCAGACGCTGGCGCAGGCCCAAGACGTGATCGACCGGATTCAGACCTGCGTGGTGCTGGAAGAATTCAAGAACGGCCCCGAGTTGCCGCTGCCACAATCAGAAACCAAACCGGCGGGCGAGGAGCCCGAGTGA